A genomic region of Metopolophium dirhodum isolate CAU chromosome 1, ASM1992520v1, whole genome shotgun sequence contains the following coding sequences:
- the LOC132932972 gene encoding zinc finger protein 780B-like isoform X1 produces MTSMKDCLQVEVAGDADAVISVEYTIENPALYTVENNHVSLVSENFEKCIKLEPDMLDDCMWESRIKITKDVANQSNMELPLEYQDVTDNIYLNPGNTSDIIFHCNICGKSFVYNYLLKKHLAKHKKQVNYKTNKCKFCGKQFKLKFGLARHIQKHHNSMRATILSTAPHTNILNKDIISYPGQTKIISNNNSPPLNIKQEKNFRTTLKDTNSSDQMNLANSNESIVLTDSQNSMANILNIKQENGLHKNVKERNNSDQIEHQVVWSPEYPESYPSDANIMLMKEEDASRVMVRDHFQLINNKLQSNVLRHNAISNNNSPALNIKQEINSRTTLRETNSSDQMNLANSNESIVLTASQNSMTNIQKIKQEKNLYTNVRERNNSDQVDSVNSNESILADKPHDLMAEQFPINTVNNNIVSIVRDMPYFCIRKLSNIKSEFCNDDYDQTSQNKLIFTCRICKNSPSTDIHSFALHMSEHRECKLHECIVCDKTFNSVVLWTAHMIYHQQQIDLNVSTVQFNHLETESNTFDPINSRNMEPQVFTNLKDRKCKTIRNTDSATMSRNQKKETKSSSTKKTNFCNFCNRKFTKRCSFTNHMMTKHNINTNTPKQLTSIDCNESIIQSENIKSTDEYKNKLSIPVNNKNNNLNNRVKKSNKKKSTFCILCNKHFAYIGTLIHHMRIHGQQFPCDACEKKFSTPFQLNVHRKSHSEILPYVCTICNKSYKLKYRWNHHLKSHY; encoded by the exons ATGACTTCAATGAAAGACTGCCTACAAGTTGAAGTCGCTGGTGATGCTGATGCTGTTATTAG tgttgaaTATACTATTGAAAATCCTGCATTGTATACAGTTGAAAATAATCATGTTTCTTTGGTatctgaaaattttgaaaaatgtatcaagcTTGAACCTGATATGTTGGATGATTGCATGTGGGAAAGTAGAATCAAAATTACCAAAGATGTTGCCAACCAAAGTAATATGGAGTTACCCTTGGAATATCAG gATGTCACAGATAATATTTACTTGAATCCTGGAAATACAagtgatataatatttcattgtaatATTTGTGGAAAAAGCtttgtttataattatcttttaaaaaaacacttggccaaacacaaaaaacaagtaaattataaaactaataaatgtaaattttgtggaaaacagtttaagttaaaatttggtttGGCTAGACACATTCAAAAACATCACAATTCCATGCGTGCAACAATTTTATCAACTGCTCCGCACACCAATATCCTGAACAAAGACATTATTTCATATCCAGGGCAAACTAAAATCATATCAAACAACAATAGCCCTCCTCTAAATattaaacaagaaaaaaatttcaGGACAACTCTCAAGGATACAAATAGTTCAGATCAAATGAATTTAGCAAACAGCAATGAATCAATTGTATTGACTGATTCACAAAACTCAATGGCAAACATCCTAAATATAAAGCAAGAAAATGGCttacataaaaatgtcaaaGAAAGAAACAATTCAGATCAAATAGAACACCAGGTAGTGTGGAGTCCTGAATATCCAGAGTCATATCCATCAGACGCAAACATAATGCTAATGAAGGAAGAAGATGCCTCTAGAGTAATGGTCAGAGACCATTTTCAACTAATAAACAACAAACTGCAATCAAATGTATTGAGACATAATGCAATATCAAACAACAATAGCCCTGCTCTAAATATTAAGCAAGAAATAAACTCCAGGACAACTCTCAGGGAAACAAATAGCTCAGATCAAATGAATTTAGCAAACAGCAATGAATCAATCGTATTGACTGCTTCACAAAACTCAATGACaaatatccaaaaaataaagCAAGAAAAAAACTTGTATACAAATGTCAGAGAAAGAAACAATTCAGATCAAGTGGATTCGGTAAATAGCAATGAATCAATTTTGGCCGACAAACCTCATGATTTAATGGCAGAACAATTCCCTATtaatacagttaataataatattgtatctatagtCAGAGACATGCCTTATTTCTGTATTAGAAAATTGTCTAATATTAAAAGTGAATTTTGCAATGATGATTATGATCAGACTTCACAAAACAAGCTTATATTTACATGTAGAATTTGTAAAAATTCTCCATCTACAGATATACATTCATTTGCATTACACATGAGTGAACACAGGGAGTGCAAATTGCATGAATGTATTGTGTGCGATAAAACATTCAACTCTGTAGTTCTTTGGACAGCCCATATGATATATCATCAACagcaaatagatttaaatgtATCAACAGTTCAGTTTAATCATTTAGAAACTGAATCTAATACATTCGACCCTATTAATTCTAGAAACATGGAACCTCAAGTTTTTACAAACTTAAAAGATAGAAAATGCAAAACAATAAGAAACACTGATTCTGCGACAATGtcaagaaaccaaaaaaaagaaACCAAATCATCGTCAACTAAAAAAACGAATTTCTGTAATTTCTGTAATAGGAAATTTACAAAGCGCTGTTCTTTTACAAATCATATGATGACgaagcataatataaatacaaacacacCAAAACAACTTACATCGATTGATTGTAACGAATCAATCATTCAGTCTGAAAACATAAAGTCGACTGatgaatacaaaaacaaattatcaattccggtaaataacaaaaataacaatctGAACAACCGTGTTAAAAAAAGCAATAagaaaaaatcaacattttgcaTACTTTGCAACAAACATTTTGCATATATTGGTACGCTAATCCATCACATGCGTATTCATGGACAACAGTTTCCCTGTGATGCATGTGAGAAAAAATTCTCTACTCCATTCCAATTAAATGTTCACCGAAAGTCACATTCTGAAATTTTACCATATGTATGTACGATttgtaataaatcatataagtTGAAATATCGATGGAATCATCATTTAAAAAGCCACTATTAA
- the LOC132932972 gene encoding putative zinc finger protein 840 isoform X2: protein MDVTDNIYLNPGNTSDIIFHCNICGKSFVYNYLLKKHLAKHKKQVNYKTNKCKFCGKQFKLKFGLARHIQKHHNSMRATILSTAPHTNILNKDIISYPGQTKIISNNNSPPLNIKQEKNFRTTLKDTNSSDQMNLANSNESIVLTDSQNSMANILNIKQENGLHKNVKERNNSDQIEHQVVWSPEYPESYPSDANIMLMKEEDASRVMVRDHFQLINNKLQSNVLRHNAISNNNSPALNIKQEINSRTTLRETNSSDQMNLANSNESIVLTASQNSMTNIQKIKQEKNLYTNVRERNNSDQVDSVNSNESILADKPHDLMAEQFPINTVNNNIVSIVRDMPYFCIRKLSNIKSEFCNDDYDQTSQNKLIFTCRICKNSPSTDIHSFALHMSEHRECKLHECIVCDKTFNSVVLWTAHMIYHQQQIDLNVSTVQFNHLETESNTFDPINSRNMEPQVFTNLKDRKCKTIRNTDSATMSRNQKKETKSSSTKKTNFCNFCNRKFTKRCSFTNHMMTKHNINTNTPKQLTSIDCNESIIQSENIKSTDEYKNKLSIPVNNKNNNLNNRVKKSNKKKSTFCILCNKHFAYIGTLIHHMRIHGQQFPCDACEKKFSTPFQLNVHRKSHSEILPYVCTICNKSYKLKYRWNHHLKSHY from the exons ATG gATGTCACAGATAATATTTACTTGAATCCTGGAAATACAagtgatataatatttcattgtaatATTTGTGGAAAAAGCtttgtttataattatcttttaaaaaaacacttggccaaacacaaaaaacaagtaaattataaaactaataaatgtaaattttgtggaaaacagtttaagttaaaatttggtttGGCTAGACACATTCAAAAACATCACAATTCCATGCGTGCAACAATTTTATCAACTGCTCCGCACACCAATATCCTGAACAAAGACATTATTTCATATCCAGGGCAAACTAAAATCATATCAAACAACAATAGCCCTCCTCTAAATattaaacaagaaaaaaatttcaGGACAACTCTCAAGGATACAAATAGTTCAGATCAAATGAATTTAGCAAACAGCAATGAATCAATTGTATTGACTGATTCACAAAACTCAATGGCAAACATCCTAAATATAAAGCAAGAAAATGGCttacataaaaatgtcaaaGAAAGAAACAATTCAGATCAAATAGAACACCAGGTAGTGTGGAGTCCTGAATATCCAGAGTCATATCCATCAGACGCAAACATAATGCTAATGAAGGAAGAAGATGCCTCTAGAGTAATGGTCAGAGACCATTTTCAACTAATAAACAACAAACTGCAATCAAATGTATTGAGACATAATGCAATATCAAACAACAATAGCCCTGCTCTAAATATTAAGCAAGAAATAAACTCCAGGACAACTCTCAGGGAAACAAATAGCTCAGATCAAATGAATTTAGCAAACAGCAATGAATCAATCGTATTGACTGCTTCACAAAACTCAATGACaaatatccaaaaaataaagCAAGAAAAAAACTTGTATACAAATGTCAGAGAAAGAAACAATTCAGATCAAGTGGATTCGGTAAATAGCAATGAATCAATTTTGGCCGACAAACCTCATGATTTAATGGCAGAACAATTCCCTATtaatacagttaataataatattgtatctatagtCAGAGACATGCCTTATTTCTGTATTAGAAAATTGTCTAATATTAAAAGTGAATTTTGCAATGATGATTATGATCAGACTTCACAAAACAAGCTTATATTTACATGTAGAATTTGTAAAAATTCTCCATCTACAGATATACATTCATTTGCATTACACATGAGTGAACACAGGGAGTGCAAATTGCATGAATGTATTGTGTGCGATAAAACATTCAACTCTGTAGTTCTTTGGACAGCCCATATGATATATCATCAACagcaaatagatttaaatgtATCAACAGTTCAGTTTAATCATTTAGAAACTGAATCTAATACATTCGACCCTATTAATTCTAGAAACATGGAACCTCAAGTTTTTACAAACTTAAAAGATAGAAAATGCAAAACAATAAGAAACACTGATTCTGCGACAATGtcaagaaaccaaaaaaaagaaACCAAATCATCGTCAACTAAAAAAACGAATTTCTGTAATTTCTGTAATAGGAAATTTACAAAGCGCTGTTCTTTTACAAATCATATGATGACgaagcataatataaatacaaacacacCAAAACAACTTACATCGATTGATTGTAACGAATCAATCATTCAGTCTGAAAACATAAAGTCGACTGatgaatacaaaaacaaattatcaattccggtaaataacaaaaataacaatctGAACAACCGTGTTAAAAAAAGCAATAagaaaaaatcaacattttgcaTACTTTGCAACAAACATTTTGCATATATTGGTACGCTAATCCATCACATGCGTATTCATGGACAACAGTTTCCCTGTGATGCATGTGAGAAAAAATTCTCTACTCCATTCCAATTAAATGTTCACCGAAAGTCACATTCTGAAATTTTACCATATGTATGTACGATttgtaataaatcatataagtTGAAATATCGATGGAATCATCATTTAAAAAGCCACTATTAA